A single region of the Gossypium arboreum isolate Shixiya-1 chromosome 12, ASM2569848v2, whole genome shotgun sequence genome encodes:
- the LOC108479623 gene encoding cation-chloride cotransporter 1: protein MDNGDLEGGGGDLAFHGKGGRKYSPVGAHDRAVLEMSSMDPGSSSDSKSCVRKNNAGTLGSLDSDGREGSNPENGGANGPYQEHKLELFGFDSLVSILGLKSMTGEQAPALSSPRDGEDVSITSGQPKPSAVKMGTMMGVFVPCLQSILGIIYYIRFSWIVGMGGIGDALLLVSLCGLCTFLTGISLSAIATNGAMKGGGPYYLIGRALGPEVGVSIGLCFFLGNAVAGALYVLGAVETFLKALPSAGIFTETTTKVNGTVSEPIQSISTHDLQIYGIVVTIILCFIVFGGVKMINRVAPAFLIPVLFSIFCIFIGIFLAKKDDPAPGVTGLSLESFKDNWSSDYKNTNSAGIPDAEGNVHWNFHALVGLFFPAVTGIMAGSNRSASLKDTQRSIPIGTLAATLTTTGLYLVSVLLFGAVATRDKLLTDRLLTATIAWPFPAIIHIGIILSTLGAALQSLTGAPRLLAAISNDDILPVLNYFKVAEGSEPYMATLFTAFICMGCVIIGNLDLITPTVTMFFLLCYSGVNLSCFLLDLLDAPSWRPRWKFHHWSFSLLGASLCIVIMFLISWSFTVVSLALASLIYYYVSIKGKAGDWGDGFKSAYFQLALRSLRSLGANQVHPKNWYPIPLIFCRPWGKLPENVPCHPKLADFANCMKKKGRGMSIFINILDGDYHERAEDAKAACKQLDTYINYKNCEGVAEIVVAPNMSEGFRGVVQTMGLGNLKPNIVVMRYPEIWRRENLKEIPGRFVGIINDCIVANKAVVIVKGLDEWPNEYQRQYGTIDLYWIVRDGGLMLLLSQLLLTKESFESCKIQVFCIAEEDTDAEGLKADVKKFLYDLRMQAEVFVIAIKSWDVQPENGSQPDESKEAFTAAQQRVADYLAEIKETAKKEGTPLMADGKPVIVNEQQVEKFLYTTLKLNSTILRYSRMAAVVLVSLPPPPVSHPAYCYMECMDLLVDNLPRLLMVRGYRRDVVTLFT from the exons atgGACAATGGAGATTTAGAAGGTGGCGGCGGAGACTTAGCCTTTCATGGAAAAGGCGGCCGCAAATATAGCCCGGTCGGGGCTCACGATCGCGCCGTCCTCGAGATGTCTTCCATGGATCCTGGATCTTCCTCCGATTCCAAATCTTGTGTCAG GAAAAATAACGCAGGAACGCTAGGGAGCTTGGATTCTGATGGAAGGGAAGGTTCGAATCCTGAAAATGGAGGAGCCAATGGTCCTTACCAGGAACATAAGTTGGAATTGTTTGGTTTTGATTCTCTTGTGAGTATTCTTGGTCTTAAAAG TATGACAGGAGAGCAAGCTCCTGCACTCTCGAGCCCTAGAGATGGTGAAGATGTTTCCATCACCAGTGGGCAACCAAAG CCTTCTGCTGTCAAAATGGGTACAATGATGGGGGTATTTGTCCCATGCTTGCAAAGTATTTTGGGTATTATCTACTATATCCGGTTTTCTTG GATTGTTGGCATGGGTGGCATTGGTGATGCACTGCTGCTGGTATCACTTTGTGGTCTTTGTACTTTCTTGACAGGAATATCATTGAGTGCTATTGCAACCAATGGTGCAATGAAG GGTGGTGGTCCATATTATCTCATTGGTCGCGCCCTTGGTCCTGAGGTTGGAGTTAGCATTGGATTATGTTTCTTTCTTGGCAATGCAGTTGCAGGAGCTCT TTATGTGTTGGGAGCTGTAGAAACCTTTCTAAAAGCTCTTCCTTCTGCTGGGATTTTTACTG AGACCACTACAAAGGTCAATGGCACAGTCTCAGAACCAATACAAAGTATAAGTACACACGACTTGCAAATTTATGGGATTGTTGTGACTATAATACTTTGCTTTATTGTGTTTGGTGGGGTGAAAATGATCAATAGGGTTGCACCTGCTTTCCTTATACCTGTTTTATTCTCGATATTTTGCATATTCATTGGGATTTTTCTGGCTAAGAAGGATGATCCTGCAC CTGGAGTTACGGGCTTGAGTTTAGAAAGCTTTAAAGATAACTGGAGTTCAGATTATAAGAATACAAATAGTGCTGGGATCCCTGACGCTGAAGGAAATGTGCACTGGAACTTTCA TGCTTTGGTCGGTCTCTTTTTCCCAGCCGTGACAGGAATCATGGCTGGTTCAAATCGGTCCGCCTCACTTAAAGACACCCAGCGTTCTATCCCCATCGGGACGTTGGCTGCCACACTTACTACTACTGGACTCTATTTAGTTTCCGTCTTACTTTTTGGAGCTGTAGCCACCAGAGACAAGCTTTTGACTGACAG GCTACTTACAGCTACAATTGCTTGGCCTTTTCCAGCTATCATTCATATCGGAATTATTCTTTCAACTTTAGGTGCAGCGCTTCAAAGCTTGACTGGTGCCCCTCGCCTTCTCGCAGCAATAAGCAATGATGATATTCTTCCTGTTCTCAATTACTTCAAAGTTGCAGAAGGGAGTGAGCCTTACATGGCTACCCTTTTTACTGCCTTCATCTGTATGGGTTGTGTGATTATTGGGAACCTAGATCTTATCACGCCAACTGTAACCATGTTTTTCCTTCTATGCTATTCTGGTGTGAACTTGTCCTGCTTCCTTCTAGATCTTCTAGATGCTCCCAGTTGGCGTCCTCGATGGAAATTTCATCACTGGAGCTTCTCTCTCCTTGGAGCATCACTTTGTATTG TGATCATGTTCTTGATCTCATGGTCGTTCACTGTAGTGTCTCTGGCCCTTGCAAGCCTGATATATTATTATGTGAGCATTAAAGGAAAAGCTGGGGACTGGGGGGATGGTTTCAAAAGTGCTTATTTTCAACTAGCTCTTCGCAGCCTTAGATCTTTAGGAG CAAACCAAGTTCATCCAAAGAATTGGTATCCCATTCCTCTTATATTCTGCCGGCCTTGGGGTAAGCTGCCAGAAAATGTACCTTGCCATCCAAAACTTGCCGACTTTGCTAACTGCATGAAGAAGAAAGGCCGTGGAATGTCCATATTTATCAATATACTAGATGGGGACTATCATGAACGTGCTGAAGATGCCAAGGCTGCCTGCAAACAGCTTGATACCTACATTAACTACAAGAATTGTGAAGGTGTTGCAGAAATAGTTGTGGCACCCAATATGAGTGAAGGCTTCCGTGGAGTTGTGCAGACAATGGGTCTCGGCAACCTTAAGCCCAATATTGTAGTGATGCGATACCCAGAAATATGGCGTCGTGAGAACCTAAAAGAAATCCCAGGCAGATTTGTTGGTATAATTAACGACTGTATTGTTGCAAATAAGGCAGTTGTCATTGTCAAGGGCCTGGATGAATGGCCCAATGAGTATCAAAGGCAGTATGGTACCATTGATTTGTATTGGATTGTGAGAGATGGTGGTCTCATGCTTCTTCTGTCACAGCTTCTTCTTACGAAAGAGAGCTTCGAGAGCTGTAAGATTCAGGTCTTCTGCATTGCGGAAGAGGATACCGATGCAGAGGGCCTCAAGGCTGATGTGAAGAAGTTTCTATATGATCTTCGGATGCAGGCTGAAGTGTTTGTTATAGCGATCAAGTCATGGGATGTACAACCAGAGAATGGATCTCAGCCAGATGAGTCAAAAGAGGCGTTTACCGCTGCTCAGCAACGGGTGGCTGATTACTTGGCAGAAATAAAGGAAACAGCAAAGAAAGAAGGGACCCCATTAATGGCTGATGGAAAGCCTGTAATTGTGAATGAGCAACAAGTGGAGAAGTTTCTATATACAACTTTGAAGCTGAATTCAACGATATTAAGATATTCTAGAATGGCTGCGGTTGTGCTTGTAAGCTTGCCGCCACCTCCTGTGAGCCACCCAGCATACTGCTACATGGAATGCATGGATTTGTTGGTCGATAATTTGCCCAGACTTTTGATGGTAAGAGGGTATCGTAGAGATGTTGTAACTTTATTCACATAG
- the LOC108477612 gene encoding uncharacterized protein LOC108477612 has protein sequence MLIFQIVNIVGKSTERSVSIARGRGSGRGGSISRGGGTRRGNDIVTQQSEARGPARTYVVRTREEGDAHDVVTVDLLIMPFGDFDIILGMDWLSEYEVILDSYKKRFSIQTVSESRVKVNGIHTSGPARIISVIKASKLLQQGCSAHLAYVINSDSIGSQCGKIQTICEFLDVFPKELPGSPPDREVKFAIEVYPGIAPISIPPYRMSHKELKELKIQF, from the exons ATGTTAATATTCCAGATTGTGAACATTGTGGGAAAAAGCACAGAG AGATCGGTCTCTATTGCTAGAGGCAGAGGATCGGGTAGAGGTGGATCAATATCTAGAGGAGGAGGTACTAGAAGAGGGAATGACATAGTGACCCAGCAGTCTGAAGCTAGGGGGCCGGCTAGAACATATGTGGTCAGAACCCGAGAAGAAGGTGATGCTCATGATGTGGTAACAG TTGACTTGTTAAttatgccatttggggattttgatataatattgggaatggattggttatctGAATATGAAGTGATCTTGGATAGCTATAAAAAGAGATTCAGCATTCAGACAGTGAGTGAAAGTCGGGTTAAAGTAAATGGTATTCATACTAGTGGGCCAGCACGAATTATTTCAGTAATAAAGGCTAGTAAGTTACTTCAGCAGGGTTGTTCAGCACatttggcatatgttattaattcagaTTCAATTGGAAGCCAGTGTGGTAAAATTCAGACAATTTGTGAGTTTCTTgatgtatttcctaaagaattaccgggttcACCGCCAGATAGGGAGGTCAAGTTCGCTATTGAGGTTTATCCTGGCATAGCTCCAATCTCTATACCTCCTTACCGGATGTCACATAAAGAGTTAAAAGAGCTGAAGATACAGTTCTAA